A genomic region of Pseudomonas frederiksbergensis contains the following coding sequences:
- the folX gene encoding dihydroneopterin triphosphate 2'-epimerase — MPQLQPGMARIRVKDLCLRTFIGINEDEILNKQDVLINLTILYAAQDAVRDNDIDHALNYRTITKAIIAHVEGNRFALLERLTQELLDLVMANQSVLYAEVEVDKPHALRFAESVSITLAASR; from the coding sequence ATGCCACAACTTCAACCAGGAATGGCCCGGATCCGGGTCAAGGACCTGTGTCTGCGGACCTTCATCGGAATCAATGAGGACGAAATCCTCAACAAGCAGGATGTGCTGATCAACCTGACCATCCTTTATGCCGCGCAAGACGCCGTGCGCGACAACGACATCGATCATGCGCTCAATTACCGCACCATTACCAAGGCGATCATCGCCCACGTGGAAGGCAATCGGTTCGCCCTGCTCGAACGCCTGACCCAGGAGTTACTCGATCTGGTCATGGCCAACCAGAGCGTGCTTTACGCCGAAGTCGAAGTCGACAAACCCCACGCCCTGCGTTTCGCCGAGTCGGTATCGATTACCCTCGCCGCGAGTCGCTGA
- a CDS encoding HopJ type III effector protein, giving the protein MTDLNTLRASLKSGEHAFADTLAFITAGYDYQPQAFNNGGVENAAGQNEGSCKTLGLALLEGLSDEEALLAFGEHYRSVVATPDGSDHGNIRALIAQGLAGVKFTAQPLTRR; this is encoded by the coding sequence ATGACTGATCTGAACACCCTGCGCGCCAGCCTCAAGAGCGGTGAACATGCCTTCGCCGATACCCTGGCGTTCATCACCGCTGGCTATGATTACCAGCCACAAGCCTTCAACAACGGTGGCGTGGAAAACGCCGCGGGACAGAACGAAGGTTCGTGCAAGACCCTCGGCCTGGCGCTGCTGGAAGGCTTGAGCGATGAAGAGGCGCTGCTGGCGTTCGGCGAGCATTACCGCTCTGTGGTTGCCACGCCGGATGGCAGCGATCATGGCAACATCCGTGCGTTGATTGCGCAGGGTTTGGCCGGGGTGAAGTTCACGGCTCAGCCACTGACACGTCGCTGA
- a CDS encoding DUF1244 domain-containing protein produces MTEQQRLELEAAAFRRLVAHLDSRKDVQNIDLMNLSGFCRNCLSKWYKAAADERQIEVSLDDAREVVYGMPYAEWKAHYQQEANADQQAAFAKGKTHD; encoded by the coding sequence ATGACCGAACAACAACGCCTGGAACTTGAAGCTGCTGCTTTCCGCCGACTGGTCGCGCACCTGGACAGTCGCAAGGATGTGCAGAACATCGACCTGATGAACCTCTCGGGTTTCTGCCGCAACTGCCTGTCCAAGTGGTACAAGGCAGCCGCCGACGAACGCCAGATCGAGGTCAGCCTCGATGACGCCCGCGAAGTGGTTTACGGCATGCCGTACGCCGAGTGGAAAGCCCACTACCAGCAAGAAGCCAACGCCGACCAGCAAGCGGCGTTCGCCAAAGGAAAAACCCATGACTGA
- the cysZ gene encoding sulfate transporter CysZ, producing MPAPVLSGPQYLREGLKLVLSPGLRLFVLLPLAINLVLFVGLIYFAGHQFSLWVDTLMPSLPSWLSFLSYVLWPLFVVLVALMVFFTFTLLANVIAAPFNGFLAEKVEVVVRGTDDFPTFSWGELIAMIPRTFAREMRKLGYFLPRALALLILSFIPVVNLVAAPLWLLFGVWMMAIQYIDYPADNHKLGWDEMLAWLREKRWQSMSFGGIVYLALLIPVVNILMMPAAVAGATLFWVRERGAENLAAKPA from the coding sequence ATGCCCGCACCCGTTCTGTCCGGCCCGCAATACCTGCGCGAGGGCCTGAAGCTGGTCTTGAGCCCTGGCCTGCGTTTGTTCGTGCTGTTGCCGCTGGCCATCAACCTGGTGCTGTTCGTCGGATTAATTTACTTCGCCGGCCATCAGTTCAGCCTGTGGGTCGACACCCTGATGCCTTCACTGCCGAGCTGGCTGAGTTTTCTCAGCTATGTGCTCTGGCCGCTGTTCGTGGTTCTGGTGGCGCTGATGGTGTTTTTCACCTTCACCCTGCTGGCCAACGTGATCGCTGCGCCCTTCAACGGTTTTCTCGCAGAGAAAGTCGAAGTGGTGGTGCGTGGCACTGACGACTTCCCGACCTTCAGCTGGGGCGAGCTGATCGCCATGATCCCGCGCACCTTCGCCCGGGAGATGCGCAAACTCGGCTACTTCCTGCCCAGAGCCCTCGCGCTGCTGATCCTTTCATTCATCCCGGTGGTCAACCTGGTCGCTGCACCGCTGTGGTTATTGTTCGGCGTGTGGATGATGGCAATCCAGTACATCGACTACCCGGCGGATAACCACAAGCTTGGGTGGGATGAGATGCTCGCCTGGCTGCGCGAGAAGCGCTGGCAGAGTATGAGTTTTGGCGGGATCGTTTATCTGGCGCTGCTGATTCCGGTGGTCAACATCCTGATGATGCCGGCCGCCGTGGCAGGCGCAACGCTGTTTTGGGTGCGCGAGCGCGGCGCGGAAAACCTGGCGGCCAAGCCGGCCTGA
- the folE gene encoding GTP cyclohydrolase I FolE produces MTLSLPQNSLSQSYREILIGVGEDPDREGLLDTPARAAKAMQYLCHGYEQSVDEIVNGALFASDNDEMVIVDDIELYSLCEHHLLPFIGKAHVAYIPTGKVLGLSKIARIVDMFARRLQIQENLTREIAEAVQRVTQAAGVAVVIEAQHMCMMMRGVEKQNSTMNTSVMLGAFRESSNTRQEFLQLIGRSK; encoded by the coding sequence ATGACCCTATCGCTGCCCCAGAACTCCCTGTCCCAGAGCTACCGCGAGATCCTTATCGGCGTCGGTGAAGACCCCGACCGTGAAGGCTTGCTGGACACCCCGGCGCGTGCAGCCAAAGCCATGCAGTACCTGTGTCATGGTTACGAACAGAGCGTCGACGAGATCGTCAATGGCGCGCTGTTCGCGTCTGACAACGATGAAATGGTGATCGTTGACGACATCGAGCTCTACTCGCTTTGCGAACATCACCTGCTGCCCTTCATCGGCAAGGCCCATGTGGCTTATATTCCTACCGGCAAGGTGCTGGGTCTGTCGAAGATCGCGCGAATCGTCGACATGTTCGCCCGGCGTTTGCAGATCCAGGAAAACCTCACCCGGGAAATCGCCGAGGCGGTGCAACGCGTGACCCAGGCCGCCGGTGTTGCGGTAGTGATCGAGGCCCAGCATATGTGCATGATGATGCGCGGCGTCGAGAAACAGAATTCGACCATGAACACCTCGGTGATGCTCGGCGCCTTCCGCGAGTCGAGCAACACCCGTCAGGAGTTCCTGCAATTGATTGGACGGAGCAAGTAG
- the trxB gene encoding thioredoxin-disulfide reductase, with protein MSDVRHSRVIILGSGPAGYSAAVYAARANLKPLLITGMQAGGQLTTTTEVDNWPGDVHGLTGPALMERMKEHAERFETEIVFDHINAVDFAAKPYTLTGDSATYTCDALIIATGASARYLGLPSEETFMGKGVSACATCDGFFYRNREVAVVGGGNTAVEEALYLANIASKVTLIHRRETFRAEKILIDKLHARVAEGKIVLKLNSTLDEVLGDNMGVTGARLKNNDGSFDELKVDGVFIAIGHTPNTSLFEGQLTLKDGYLVVQGGREGNATATSLEGIFAAGDVADHVYRQAITSAGAGCMAALDAERYLDDLQNASF; from the coding sequence ATGTCTGATGTACGTCATTCGCGAGTGATTATTCTCGGTTCCGGCCCTGCCGGTTACAGCGCTGCGGTCTATGCTGCCCGCGCTAACCTCAAGCCATTGCTGATCACCGGCATGCAGGCCGGCGGTCAACTGACCACCACCACCGAAGTCGACAACTGGCCGGGTGACGTGCACGGTCTGACCGGCCCGGCATTGATGGAGCGGATGAAAGAGCACGCCGAGCGCTTTGAGACCGAAATCGTTTTCGACCACATCAACGCCGTCGACTTCGCCGCCAAGCCGTACACCCTGACGGGCGACAGCGCCACTTACACCTGCGACGCGCTGATCATTGCGACCGGTGCCAGCGCTCGTTACCTGGGCCTGCCGTCGGAAGAAACCTTCATGGGCAAAGGCGTGTCGGCTTGCGCAACCTGCGATGGTTTCTTCTATCGCAACCGTGAAGTGGCCGTGGTCGGTGGCGGCAACACCGCTGTTGAAGAGGCGCTGTACCTGGCCAACATCGCCAGCAAAGTCACCCTGATTCATCGTCGCGAGACTTTCCGCGCCGAGAAAATCCTGATCGACAAGCTGCACGCACGGGTTGCCGAAGGCAAGATCGTCCTCAAGCTGAATTCGACCCTTGACGAAGTACTGGGCGACAACATGGGCGTGACCGGTGCACGCTTGAAGAACAACGACGGCAGCTTCGACGAGCTGAAAGTCGACGGCGTGTTCATCGCCATCGGCCACACCCCGAATACGTCGCTGTTCGAAGGCCAACTGACCTTGAAAGACGGTTATCTGGTGGTGCAGGGCGGCCGTGAAGGCAACGCGACGGCGACCAGCCTTGAAGGGATCTTCGCTGCCGGTGACGTGGCTGACCACGTTTATCGTCAGGCGATCACCTCGGCCGGCGCCGGTTGCATGGCGGCACTGGACGCAGAGCGTTACCTGGACGACCTGCAGAACGCTTCGTTCTGA